Proteins from one Ipomoea triloba cultivar NCNSP0323 chromosome 1, ASM357664v1 genomic window:
- the LOC116011101 gene encoding uncharacterized protein LOC116011101, which yields MAASFSPSIMDAPLPRDFRLPTIKAYTGTSDPRVHMTRYKAAMVMTGVGNAIMCRAFLSTLDETAQDWFNTISDGSIQNFAGLSKHFLTYFFRHIQHKKLFSHLYEVKQGRGESLRNFLSKWKTEVNNVCDFDSKAAILMFIQALRLGNFHKQLNTHHPRSYEKLMRIANCYAEVEEADRKKKDEEEGRRSG from the coding sequence ATGGCCGCTTCATTTTCTCCTAGTATAATGGATGCGCCCCTCCCAAGAGATTTTAGGTTGCCCACTATCAAGGCCTACACCGGGACTTCTGACCCGCGTGTCCACATGACAAggtacaaggcagccatggtaatGACCGGGGTAGGCAACGCCATAATGTGCAGAGCGtttttgtccactttggacgaaACCGCCCAAGATTGGTTCAACACGATATCGGATGGTTCGATCCAGAACTTTGCGGGGTTGTCCAAACATTTCTTGACTTATTTCTTCCGGCATATACAACACAAGAAACTATTTTCACATCTCTACGAAGTAAAGCAGGGCAGGGGCGAAAgcttaagaaatttcttaagcaaatggaagacAGAAGTCAACAATGTGTGCGACTTCGATTCTAAAGCGGCAATCCTCATGTTCATCCAGGCATTGAGGTTAGGAAATTTTCATAAACAACTGAACACTCACCATCCACGCTCCTATGAGAAGCTAATGAGGATAGCAAACTGCTATGCCGAGGTCGAGGAGGCtgatagaaagaagaaagatgaggaagAGGGCAGGAGGAGTGGGTGA